The Cytophagales bacterium DNA segment AACCTTCGCAGGATTGCAATTCCCAAAGGGAATGTGAGAACCATGCGCGCCTTTGAAATGAATGGTAGCGAAATGGAATATCATCAGCAAGGGTTACACCACGGGGATATTTTGATTGGTAAAAAAGTCGAAGTATCAGACCTTGATCATTTACATGGCGCATTGGTAACGCTTGTTACCGTAGATGGGATCATTAATAAGCGCATAGAAAGTGCCAACGACAAGCAACTGAAATTAATTACCGATGATCCGAATTATGATGCGATGGTCGTTGATTTGGGACAAATTTTAGAAGCCTGGAAAGTGGAAGCGGTTTACTCCACCTATCTGAATCCCCCTACCATACTAGAAGAACGTGTGATGAAGCTTGAGAAGATCGTTGAAGAGCTGACCAAGGAGTAACATGGGAGTGCCCCGTATCAGTATTCGCAAGTGTTCTTATCAAGAGATCCAGTCACTTCGAAAACTGTATTTACAGGAGCAGAATTGTCAGATTCGCTATGATTCGTGTCACTGGCGTGGCTGGGCTGACCATTATGCCTTGAGCCAGGAAGAAAAACTCATCGGCTACGGAGCAGTGAAAGGACTGGAAGAACTAAGTGATCGTGATACGATTTTTGAAGTGTATATCCTTCCACCTTTTCGGGGACTTTCTTCGAATTGTCTTTCAGTATTACTTGATTCATCCGGAGCTCGCTATATGGAAGCGCAAACCAACGACCTGCAGACGACACAGTTACTTTGTCAAGATTGTGAGCATATCCGTAGTGATGTCATCTTATTTGAAGATGCCATGCAAACCGATTTTCCGGATCAGGGAACGACATTTCGCAAACGCAGACCTACGGACCTGGTGTTTGGAAAACAAAGTGACAAAGATGAATATGTCCTGTTACTCAATGATCAGGTAGTCGCTGCGGGAGGGTTTTTATTGCATTACAATGAACCATTTGCCGATCTTTATATGGAGGTTGATCCCGAGCATCGGAGAAAAGGTTATGCAGCGTTGATCTTGCAGGAGATTAAGAAAGCCTGTTACCTTGCTGGCAGGATTCCCGCGGCAAGGTGTAACATCTCTAACCCCGGGTCGAAAGCAAGCTTATTAAAGGCGGGGTTCAAAATCGTGGGTTGTATGGTAACAGGTGAAATCAAATCAAATCATGGTGTCAATTGAAGAGCAAGTAGGCAAACTATTGGAACAAGTAAGGTTTTTTCGGCGATCCAATGAATATACGGAAGCATGGATGCGTCTACGCGAGGCTTATGACCTCTGCCCGTCGGACAGTGATGATTTATTAGGGCGCTTACACGCCATGGAAGGACAGTTGTACAGAGATGATGGGCAGCTACAAAAAGCGACCATTCTTTATCAAAAAGCATTAACGCACTTTCAATCGGAGAAAAGGTCCCTTAAACAAGCGCATACCCTTCGCCACTTGGCAGAAATGGAAGACGAACTTGGACACGTCGATATTGCCCAAAACTATCTCGAGCAATGCCAATCCATCTATGCTGGCCTGCCACAAACTTCACCCATGGATCTGGCCAATTTCTACCGGGTCTATGCGCTTTTCCTCGAAAAGAATCAAGCAACAGAACCCAAGGCCCATGCATTATGGGTACAAGCGCGTGACATCTACTCAGAATATGGCATTGAAGAAGGCGTGAAGGAGTGCGACGATCATTTGAATAGCTGATTTTTCCTGGGTCAAATACGCCAAACCGTTTTGCGTTTGTTATTAAATCCGTTACTTACATGAAGTTTTTTGATGCGTTTGTGAAGTCATTAGTGGAATTGTAATCCATTTTATGGAACTTTGAATCAACAACTGATTCAAAACCATTTGACAACTTATGTACTTTCTTTCATTTTTGGCTTCAACCGGATTCAAGGCCAGCTTGAATAACATAGAATCCAGGATACTATTCATCCTATCATTTGTTCTTCTTATTGTCTTCTCCTCTCATGCGCAACAATGGGAAACGAACAGTGGGAACCTATACTTCAATACAGGAAATGTAGGAATCGGTACAAATAACCCCGAATCAAACTTACACTTGAAAGGAGATGGTCTAAGTTTTTGGGTCTCACGTTCAACATACCTTTCACAAGGTTCGGATATAGGTATAGATTTCCGACAATTAACTCATAATGGTGCTTTTAGAACAGGAGGAGCAATTAAATCAATTTCTACGGATACTTATACAGGTGGTGTAGGTTCTACATACGATT contains these protein-coding regions:
- a CDS encoding tetratricopeptide repeat protein; translated protein: MVSIEEQVGKLLEQVRFFRRSNEYTEAWMRLREAYDLCPSDSDDLLGRLHAMEGQLYRDDGQLQKATILYQKALTHFQSEKRSLKQAHTLRHLAEMEDELGHVDIAQNYLEQCQSIYAGLPQTSPMDLANFYRVYALFLEKNQATEPKAHALWVQARDIYSEYGIEEGVKECDDHLNS
- a CDS encoding helix-turn-helix transcriptional regulator, encoding MAQKNSKNLSFIGENIKKIRMAKNISQAEFAGLFNLARPSVGAYEEGRSEPKIDTIIQIAHHFRVSIDVLLTRELTVNDIYSFGLVNEKLNKAHKLTETTKEPLAEAIAFVEVKEYINYLVQYQNGDFVSNLRRIAIPKGNVRTMRAFEMNGSEMEYHQQGLHHGDILIGKKVEVSDLDHLHGALVTLVTVDGIINKRIESANDKQLKLITDDPNYDAMVVDLGQILEAWKVEAVYSTYLNPPTILEERVMKLEKIVEELTKE
- a CDS encoding GNAT family N-acetyltransferase yields the protein MGVPRISIRKCSYQEIQSLRKLYLQEQNCQIRYDSCHWRGWADHYALSQEEKLIGYGAVKGLEELSDRDTIFEVYILPPFRGLSSNCLSVLLDSSGARYMEAQTNDLQTTQLLCQDCEHIRSDVILFEDAMQTDFPDQGTTFRKRRPTDLVFGKQSDKDEYVLLLNDQVVAAGGFLLHYNEPFADLYMEVDPEHRRKGYAALILQEIKKACYLAGRIPAARCNISNPGSKASLLKAGFKIVGCMVTGEIKSNHGVN